One window of the Lusitaniella coriacea LEGE 07157 genome contains the following:
- the amt gene encoding ammonium transporter, with protein sequence MLDLDVAWMIGCAGLVFLMQPGFMCLECGLTRSKNSINVAIKNLADVGTSILLFWSFGYALMFGASQAGLIGSTGFFLGIESEPKLAAFFIFQVMFCGTATTIVSGAVAERLKFPAYLIIAFITSGLIYPFFGHWAWNGLGTGELFGWLGRLGFADFAGSTVVHSIGGWVSLAALLVVGPRTGRFLPDGSSKKIHGSDLSFSVLGAMLLWLGWLGFNGGSTLAFNDEIPKIVVHTILSGATGMVMTAVVSWWHRQLLEAEQLINGSLAGMVSITACCNAVTTGEAALVGAIGGILMLCATHWLERWRIDDGVDAVAIHGVCGAWGTLAVALFGNPKFLGTGLSPVEQLLVQLLGIAVAFLWAFGVTYLLLRSINHFFPLRVTPEEEDLGLNVSEHRAKTEVYELFRVMDEQAETQDFSLRVPEEPYTEVGKIARRYNQVMDSLEGYAERIESLNSNLEQKVRDRVAELATANEKLKKVDKLKDRFLANTSHELRTPLNGMIGIAESMLEGATGQLSPVQCQNLRMIAHSGHRLSNLVNDILDFSKLKESEIELQLKPVAVRTLTEMVLALSSTLIGKKPVQLVNGIPTHLPAVKADENRLQQILYNLIGNGIKFTDSGTVEVSASEVLAEDGENALLAIAVADTGIGIPEDKLERVFESFEQGDGSTARQYGGTGLGLAVTKQLVELHGGKIWVESEVGVGSRFIFTLPVTSEPARYQGQISNRMADAAEIQSPQSLKRLLSVPDNISPIPAKSGDARAVNPDAKQFKILLVDDEPVNLQVLMNLLSMQDYQLAQANNGMEALAVIEHGFKPDLILLDVMMPGMTGYEVTQKLRQTFPPNELPILLVTAKNQVADLVEGLTSGANDYLTKPINKPELLARLKTHLSLSQLNNAYGHFVPRQFLQFLNKDSIIDVTLGDQVRQKMSVLFSDIRNFTTLSEQMTPEDNFRFINGYLSRMEPAILENQGFIDKYIGDAIMALFGKNADDALNAGIAMQKTLNEYNKTRQRPERPPLKIGVGINTGDLTLGTVGGQSRMDGTVIGDAVNLASRLEGLTKQYGVSLLISDRTFLSLEQPIHYNIRFIDRVQVKGKSSKVSVFEVFDADPPALRAGKSATRTIFEQGLVYYHQKNYRAATQCFETCLQKNPGDSVAKIYLRRVLRDR encoded by the coding sequence ATGCTCGATCTTGATGTGGCTTGGATGATTGGTTGTGCGGGTTTGGTGTTCCTGATGCAGCCCGGATTTATGTGTTTAGAATGTGGCTTAACCCGTTCTAAAAATAGTATTAATGTTGCCATTAAAAACCTCGCCGATGTCGGTACGTCGATTCTCCTATTTTGGAGTTTTGGCTATGCCTTGATGTTTGGCGCGTCCCAAGCGGGATTGATTGGGTCTACGGGATTCTTTCTCGGCATTGAATCCGAACCGAAACTTGCCGCCTTTTTTATCTTCCAAGTGATGTTTTGCGGTACGGCAACCACCATCGTATCGGGAGCGGTTGCAGAACGCCTTAAGTTCCCGGCATACCTGATTATTGCTTTTATTACCTCTGGTTTAATCTATCCTTTCTTCGGACATTGGGCGTGGAACGGACTCGGTACGGGAGAATTGTTCGGTTGGTTGGGTCGATTGGGGTTCGCGGATTTTGCCGGGTCAACGGTGGTTCACAGTATTGGGGGATGGGTTTCCCTTGCCGCATTGCTGGTTGTAGGGCCGCGCACGGGGCGATTCTTGCCGGATGGCTCTTCAAAGAAAATCCACGGTTCTGACCTCTCATTCTCTGTTCTAGGGGCAATGCTGCTCTGGTTGGGGTGGTTGGGTTTCAATGGCGGCAGCACGTTGGCGTTTAACGATGAAATTCCCAAAATTGTCGTCCATACGATTCTCTCCGGCGCGACGGGAATGGTTATGACCGCAGTGGTGAGTTGGTGGCATCGCCAATTGCTCGAAGCAGAACAGTTAATTAACGGTTCTTTGGCGGGGATGGTGTCGATTACGGCTTGTTGCAATGCGGTGACGACGGGGGAAGCGGCGTTGGTTGGTGCGATTGGGGGAATTCTCATGCTCTGTGCAACCCATTGGTTGGAACGCTGGCGCATTGATGATGGGGTTGATGCGGTTGCTATTCACGGGGTTTGCGGCGCGTGGGGAACGTTGGCGGTGGCGTTGTTTGGCAATCCGAAGTTTTTGGGGACGGGGTTGAGTCCCGTCGAGCAGTTGTTGGTGCAGTTGTTGGGAATTGCGGTGGCGTTTTTGTGGGCGTTTGGCGTAACGTATCTGTTGCTGCGCTCGATTAATCATTTCTTCCCGTTGCGAGTGACTCCGGAGGAGGAGGATTTGGGGTTGAACGTTTCGGAACATCGCGCGAAGACGGAGGTGTACGAGTTATTTCGAGTGATGGACGAACAGGCGGAAACGCAGGATTTTAGTTTGCGCGTACCGGAGGAGCCTTATACAGAAGTGGGGAAGATTGCTCGCCGCTATAACCAGGTAATGGATTCTTTGGAAGGCTATGCAGAGCGCATTGAGAGCTTAAATAGTAATTTAGAACAAAAGGTGCGCGATCGCGTGGCCGAATTAGCAACAGCCAATGAAAAGTTGAAAAAGGTTGATAAACTCAAAGACCGATTTCTGGCAAATACCTCCCACGAACTGCGCACGCCCCTTAATGGCATGATTGGGATTGCAGAATCCATGTTAGAAGGAGCAACGGGTCAATTATCCCCGGTACAGTGTCAAAATTTGCGCATGATTGCTCACAGCGGACATCGCCTATCCAATTTGGTGAACGATATTCTCGATTTTTCCAAACTCAAGGAGAGCGAAATCGAGTTGCAACTCAAACCCGTTGCGGTTCGCACTTTAACGGAAATGGTGCTGGCACTTAGCTCTACTTTAATCGGAAAGAAACCCGTGCAATTGGTCAATGGAATTCCGACACATTTGCCTGCGGTGAAGGCGGATGAAAATCGCTTACAACAAATTCTCTACAATTTGATTGGCAATGGGATTAAGTTCACGGATTCGGGGACGGTGGAGGTGTCTGCAAGTGAAGTTTTAGCAGAAGATGGAGAAAACGCATTGCTGGCAATTGCGGTTGCCGATACGGGGATTGGGATTCCGGAAGATAAGTTAGAGCGCGTGTTTGAGTCCTTTGAACAGGGAGACGGTTCGACAGCGCGCCAATATGGGGGAACGGGACTGGGGTTGGCGGTGACGAAGCAGTTGGTGGAACTGCACGGCGGCAAGATTTGGGTTGAATCGGAGGTGGGTGTAGGGTCGCGGTTTATCTTTACTTTACCCGTTACGTCGGAGCCAGCGCGCTATCAAGGACAAATCTCTAACAGGATGGCGGACGCGGCTGAAATACAATCCCCACAATCCTTAAAACGCCTCCTTTCCGTTCCCGATAACATCTCTCCCATCCCGGCGAAGAGTGGAGATGCTCGCGCTGTAAACCCCGACGCTAAACAATTTAAAATTCTGCTCGTCGATGACGAACCCGTCAATTTGCAAGTGTTGATGAACTTGCTCTCGATGCAAGACTACCAACTGGCGCAGGCGAATAACGGCATGGAAGCCTTAGCAGTTATCGAGCATGGCTTCAAGCCGGATTTAATCCTCCTTGACGTGATGATGCCGGGAATGACGGGGTATGAAGTCACTCAAAAACTTCGCCAGACGTTTCCCCCCAACGAACTTCCCATTCTGCTGGTGACAGCGAAAAATCAAGTGGCAGACCTTGTAGAGGGGTTAACTTCTGGCGCAAATGACTATCTCACCAAACCTATCAACAAGCCTGAACTCCTGGCTCGACTCAAAACCCATCTCAGTTTATCCCAACTGAATAACGCCTACGGTCATTTTGTCCCGCGTCAATTCCTGCAATTTTTGAATAAGGACAGCATTATTGATGTGACTCTCGGCGACCAAGTTCGGCAGAAAATGTCGGTTCTATTCTCCGATATTCGCAACTTCACCACTCTATCGGAACAGATGACCCCGGAGGATAATTTCCGATTTATCAATGGTTATCTATCCCGCATGGAACCCGCGATTTTAGAGAATCAAGGGTTTATCGATAAATATATTGGCGATGCGATTATGGCGCTATTTGGCAAGAATGCTGACGATGCGCTCAATGCCGGAATTGCTATGCAGAAAACCCTCAATGAATATAATAAGACGCGCCAGCGACCGGAACGCCCGCCCTTAAAGATTGGCGTGGGGATTAATACTGGAGACTTGACCCTTGGTACTGTGGGGGGACAGTCGCGCATGGACGGAACTGTTATTGGAGATGCGGTGAATTTAGCCTCGCGCTTGGAAGGGTTAACCAAACAGTACGGCGTGTCTTTACTGATTAGCGATCGCACGTTTTTGAGTTTAGAGCAGCCCATTCACTACAATATTCGTTTTATCGATCGCGTGCAAGTCAAAGGCAAGTCCTCAAAAGTCTCGGTGTTTGAAGTGTTTGATGCAGACCCTCCTGCTTTGCGAGCGGGCAAATCAGCCACGAGGACGATTTTTGAACAGGGATTGGTCTACTACCATCAAAAAAACTACCGTGCTGCCACGCAGTGCTTTGAAACTTGCCTGCAAAAAAATCCCGGCGATAGCGTGGCGAAAATTTATCTGCGTCGGGTTCTGCGCGATCGCTAA
- the bioF gene encoding 8-amino-7-oxononanoate synthase: MTIDPYSWLARSRDTIHRAGWYRAVQTIEGRGGAVVILEGQRVINFASNDYLGLAGDSRLIEAAVSATREYGAGSTGSRLLSGHREIHRELERAIARLKQTEDAIVFSSGYLANIGTISALVGSRDLILGDDYNHSSLKNGAVLSGATAIAYNHCNLADLRHKLQQNRPNYRRCLIATDSVFSMDGDLCPLPELLEIAEEFESMLLVDEAHATGVLGKNGAGCAEHFNCTGRPLIQMGTLSKALGSLGGYVAGSASLIDFLRNRSPSWIYTTGLSPADTGAALAALQILRSEPERRARLWNNVQFLKQQLSDLSIELFPSESPILCLGLSNPTEALKAAQTLKKAGIFAPAIRPPTVPTSRLRLCVMATHEIDHLEQLVEVLTQQYRREKSNSRATEGKPGEA; this comes from the coding sequence ATGACGATCGATCCTTATAGTTGGCTTGCGCGATCGCGCGACACAATTCACCGTGCGGGTTGGTATCGCGCGGTACAGACGATCGAAGGGCGCGGGGGGGCGGTTGTCATCTTGGAAGGGCAAAGGGTTATTAACTTTGCCAGTAACGATTATTTAGGCTTGGCGGGGGATTCTCGCTTAATTGAGGCGGCGGTTTCGGCGACGCGGGAATATGGGGCGGGAAGTACGGGTTCTCGGCTGTTAAGCGGACATCGAGAGATTCATCGGGAATTGGAACGCGCGATCGCGCGACTCAAACAAACCGAAGACGCAATCGTTTTTAGTTCTGGCTATCTCGCCAATATCGGCACAATATCTGCATTAGTGGGATCTCGCGATCTGATCCTCGGCGATGATTACAATCACTCCAGTCTCAAAAACGGTGCGGTTCTGAGCGGGGCAACCGCGATCGCGTACAATCATTGCAATCTTGCAGACTTACGCCACAAACTCCAACAAAACCGTCCCAACTACCGTCGCTGTCTAATTGCCACCGATAGTGTTTTTAGCATGGATGGTGATTTATGCCCCCTCCCCGAACTCCTGGAGATCGCAGAAGAATTTGAGAGTATGCTACTCGTAGACGAAGCCCACGCCACAGGAGTCTTAGGGAAAAACGGTGCGGGGTGCGCAGAACACTTCAACTGTACGGGAAGACCCCTCATTCAAATGGGAACCCTGAGTAAAGCCTTGGGAAGTTTGGGGGGTTATGTTGCAGGATCGGCAAGCCTCATCGACTTCCTGCGCAATCGCAGCCCTAGCTGGATTTATACCACGGGACTCTCCCCAGCCGATACGGGGGCGGCACTTGCTGCGCTTCAAATCCTGCGTAGCGAACCGGAACGACGCGCGCGATTATGGAATAACGTCCAATTTCTCAAACAGCAACTGTCTGACCTTTCAATTGAGTTATTCCCTTCAGAATCGCCCATTCTCTGCCTGGGTTTGAGCAATCCAACAGAAGCCCTCAAAGCAGCGCAAACCCTCAAAAAAGCGGGGATTTTCGCCCCCGCCATTCGTCCGCCAACCGTTCCCACCAGTCGCCTGCGCCTGTGCGTCATGGCAACTCACGAAATCGATCATTTAGAACAGTTGGTTGAAGTGTTAACCCAACAGTACCGAAGAGAGAAAAGCAACTCCCGCGCCACAGAGGGCAAACCCGGCGAAGCGTAG
- the mtnB gene encoding methylthioribulose 1-phosphate dehydratase encodes MTSDPRSAVIAAARQFYQLGWMVGTAGNLSVRLEDSSFWITASGKQKGDLRDRDFVRINPNGTVIESPNPNNRPSAETSIHQTIYDLFPDVCACYHVHSVEANIAANFSRDGYLPLPPLEMIKGLGIWQENPEVKIPVFENHLAVRDIATEVRDRFQAAPPDIPALLIRNHGVTVWGSSPTVAQNYLEIAEYLFRYLVVARQIT; translated from the coding sequence ATGACTTCCGATCCTCGTTCTGCTGTTATTGCTGCTGCGCGCCAATTTTATCAACTGGGTTGGATGGTGGGAACTGCGGGAAATTTATCGGTGCGCTTGGAAGATAGTAGTTTTTGGATTACGGCGAGTGGGAAACAAAAGGGAGACTTGCGCGATCGCGATTTTGTTCGGATTAACCCCAATGGTACGGTAATCGAATCCCCCAACCCCAATAACCGTCCCTCGGCAGAAACCAGCATCCACCAAACCATTTACGACCTTTTTCCCGATGTTTGCGCGTGCTATCACGTCCACTCCGTCGAGGCGAATATCGCTGCTAATTTTAGTCGCGACGGATACCTCCCTCTTCCGCCTTTGGAAATGATTAAAGGGTTGGGAATTTGGCAAGAAAACCCGGAAGTAAAAATTCCTGTATTCGAGAACCATCTAGCGGTTCGGGACATTGCGACTGAAGTGCGCGATCGTTTTCAAGCCGCACCTCCCGATATTCCGGCATTACTCATCCGCAACCACGGCGTTACCGTATGGGGTTCTTCTCCCACAGTCGCACAGAACTATCTCGAAATTGCCGAATACCTTTTCCGCTATCTTGTTGTTGCACGACAGATTACTTAG
- a CDS encoding YifB family Mg chelatase-like AAA ATPase, with protein MLARVWSASIVGVDAVKVGVEVDVSGGLPKTIIVGLPDAAVQESRERVKSALKNSGFGFPVRQIVVNLTPADLRKEGPSFDLPISVGILAASEQANAQLLGDHLFLGELSLDGSLRPIAGVLPIAAAAYKMGITGLVVPADNAQEAAVVEGLAVYGFKHLSEVNDFLDRPEAYTPVVLDVKKELARSPLNIPDLKDVKGQSHAKRALEIAASGGHNLIFVGPPGSGKTMLARRLPGILPPLSFSEALEVSQIHSVAGFLKDKGTLVKVRPFRSPHHSASGPSLVGGGSIPRPGEISLAHRGILFLDELTEFKRNVLEFLRQPLEDGFVTISRTRQSVVFPSQFTLVASTNPCPCGYFGDPIQACACSPRQRQQYWAKLSGPLMDRIDLQVGVNRLKPEEMMHQGMGEESQPIRERVTVARDRAHRRFQQEPSVRCNAEMKSHHLRKFCQLDDASRNLLEGAIRKLGLSARAMDRILKVARTIADLAGEDSLQPSHVAEAIQYRTIDRMQ; from the coding sequence ATGCTCGCTAGAGTTTGGAGTGCGTCAATTGTAGGAGTTGATGCAGTTAAGGTTGGGGTTGAGGTGGATGTATCGGGGGGACTGCCCAAAACGATTATTGTGGGGTTGCCCGATGCGGCAGTCCAGGAGTCGCGGGAACGGGTGAAGTCTGCGCTGAAAAATTCGGGATTTGGGTTTCCAGTTCGCCAGATTGTGGTGAATTTGACCCCAGCAGATTTGAGAAAAGAAGGACCGAGTTTCGATTTACCCATTAGCGTGGGAATTCTTGCGGCATCGGAACAGGCAAACGCGCAGTTGTTGGGGGATCATTTGTTTTTGGGAGAATTATCCCTTGATGGGAGTTTGCGCCCCATTGCAGGGGTTTTACCGATCGCGGCAGCCGCCTATAAGATGGGAATTACTGGGTTGGTGGTTCCAGCAGACAATGCTCAAGAAGCCGCAGTGGTAGAAGGGTTAGCGGTGTATGGATTCAAGCATCTTTCGGAGGTAAACGACTTTCTGGATCGCCCGGAGGCTTATACTCCGGTGGTTTTGGATGTAAAAAAGGAGTTGGCGCGATCGCCATTGAATATTCCCGATCTCAAGGATGTGAAGGGGCAGTCTCACGCTAAACGGGCATTAGAAATTGCAGCATCGGGAGGACATAATCTCATATTTGTAGGGCCGCCTGGCAGTGGGAAAACCATGCTAGCGCGGCGTTTGCCGGGAATCTTGCCCCCCTTGAGTTTTTCGGAAGCCTTGGAAGTTTCGCAAATTCACTCCGTTGCGGGTTTCCTAAAGGATAAAGGAACATTGGTGAAAGTGCGTCCTTTTCGCAGTCCTCACCATTCTGCATCGGGCCCTTCTTTGGTGGGAGGCGGGAGTATTCCGCGTCCTGGGGAAATTTCCCTCGCCCACAGGGGTATTCTTTTCCTCGATGAACTCACCGAATTTAAGCGTAACGTGTTGGAGTTCCTACGCCAACCTTTAGAAGACGGTTTTGTAACCATTTCTCGCACCCGTCAATCGGTGGTTTTCCCTTCTCAATTTACGTTGGTTGCCAGTACAAATCCCTGTCCGTGCGGCTATTTTGGCGATCCGATTCAAGCCTGTGCCTGTTCTCCTCGCCAGCGACAGCAGTATTGGGCAAAATTATCGGGTCCTTTGATGGATCGTATCGATTTACAGGTGGGGGTCAATCGCCTCAAACCCGAAGAAATGATGCATCAGGGGATGGGGGAGGAGTCGCAACCCATACGAGAGAGAGTAACAGTAGCGCGCGATCGCGCCCATCGCCGTTTTCAACAAGAACCCTCGGTGCGCTGCAATGCAGAAATGAAAAGCCACCACCTGCGCAAGTTTTGTCAATTGGACGATGCCAGTCGCAATTTACTCGAAGGGGCAATTCGCAAGCTAGGACTTTCTGCAAGGGCAATGGATCGAATCTTAAAAGTTGCTCGCACCATTGCAGATTTAGCCGGGGAGGATTCATTACAACCCTCCCATGTTGCCGAAGCCATTCAGTACCGCACGATCGATCGAATGCAGTGA
- a CDS encoding HAD-IB family phosphatase, which translates to MSSPAKVKSNPYTIFCDFDGTITAVETFAGMLKAFAPELSAKIMPELYARRLTLREGVRQMLESIPSERYPEMIAFADDKPTRSGLRELLEDCQKWEIPFVVVSGGLRDMVERVLRRSEGGESPLIERVSAIAAVEVETSSGNLRVPSQDFEGETELMGKVRVMAQYPAQTRIAIGDSLTDINMALEAEIVFARDRLQDYLEGEGKPYIPWNDFFDIRDRVQQFIAA; encoded by the coding sequence TTGTCATCTCCAGCGAAGGTTAAATCCAATCCCTACACTATTTTCTGTGATTTTGACGGCACGATTACGGCTGTTGAAACTTTTGCCGGAATGCTCAAAGCTTTTGCACCCGAATTGTCGGCAAAAATCATGCCAGAACTTTATGCGCGTCGCTTGACGCTGCGGGAAGGGGTACGACAGATGTTAGAGTCGATTCCTTCCGAACGCTATCCTGAAATGATTGCTTTCGCCGACGATAAACCCACTCGTTCCGGTTTGCGGGAATTGCTAGAGGATTGTCAAAAGTGGGAGATTCCTTTTGTTGTGGTTTCGGGAGGGTTGCGAGATATGGTGGAACGGGTGTTGCGTCGCTCGGAGGGGGGAGAATCGCCTCTAATCGAACGGGTGAGTGCAATTGCGGCGGTTGAAGTCGAGACAAGTTCGGGAAATTTGCGCGTTCCATCTCAAGATTTTGAAGGGGAGACGGAATTAATGGGAAAAGTTCGGGTTATGGCGCAGTATCCCGCTCAAACGCGCATTGCGATTGGGGACTCTTTGACGGATATTAATATGGCGCTGGAGGCTGAAATTGTGTTTGCGCGCGATCGTTTGCAGGACTATCTCGAAGGGGAAGGTAAACCTTATATTCCCTGGAATGACTTTTTTGATATCCGCGATCGCGTACAGCAATTTATCGCTGCTTGA
- a CDS encoding HupE/UreJ family protein has product MKKLQLKNSLSPLLRAGSLSLLLALFITQPAFAHHPFGGKLPSNGFEGFLSGLGHPVIGADHFAFVVTIGLLAALQPQRAILIPIAFILTTLGGTGIHLLGVDLPMVEIVISASVVVFGTILAMKKSPKSLLLILLAGIAGIFHGYAYGEAIVGAEITPLVSYLLGFATIQLGIALLALQAGKLAISQASEQPTLTLRFAGFALCGAGVAFLSSVLLG; this is encoded by the coding sequence ATGAAGAAATTACAACTTAAAAATTCCCTTTCTCCACTCCTGCGCGCGGGTAGCCTCAGTTTGCTGCTTGCGCTTTTCATTACCCAGCCTGCTTTTGCACATCATCCTTTCGGGGGAAAACTTCCCAGTAATGGATTTGAAGGATTTTTATCGGGTTTGGGACATCCGGTGATTGGTGCCGATCATTTTGCCTTTGTGGTGACGATTGGCTTACTCGCCGCACTGCAACCTCAAAGGGCAATTTTAATCCCCATTGCCTTTATTTTGACAACCCTCGGCGGAACGGGAATCCATTTGTTGGGTGTCGATTTACCGATGGTTGAGATTGTCATTTCAGCCTCTGTGGTTGTCTTTGGGACGATCCTGGCAATGAAAAAAAGTCCCAAGAGTCTTTTGTTAATCCTTTTGGCGGGAATCGCGGGGATTTTCCACGGTTATGCCTATGGAGAAGCGATTGTGGGTGCGGAAATAACCCCTTTGGTTTCTTATTTATTGGGGTTTGCAACGATTCAATTAGGAATTGCCCTGTTGGCATTACAAGCGGGCAAATTGGCAATTTCGCAAGCCAGCGAGCAACCCACTCTCACCCTACGCTTCGCCGGGTTTGCCCTCTGTGGCGCGGGAGTTGCTTTTCTCTCTTCGGTACTGTTGGGTTAA
- a CDS encoding small RNA NsiR4-regulated ssr1528 family protein: MSEQSEKTTGAQAVDRAITRGIDLDGTVIPPAKLDLYHQVMALEGDRQRSGVSNTMRSRIVRIGVKHISQDKLDEMLVEADFAPLKDKEVAFYYGDK; encoded by the coding sequence ATGTCCGAACAATCAGAGAAAACCACTGGCGCTCAAGCTGTCGATCGCGCGATTACTCGCGGTATAGACTTAGATGGAACGGTTATTCCTCCTGCAAAGCTCGATCTTTATCATCAAGTTATGGCATTGGAAGGCGATCGCCAACGGAGTGGGGTGAGCAATACAATGCGATCGCGGATCGTGCGAATTGGCGTTAAACATATTTCTCAAGACAAGCTCGACGAAATGTTAGTTGAGGCTGATTTTGCTCCCCTCAAGGATAAAGAAGTTGCGTTTTACTACGGCGATAAATAA
- a CDS encoding Crp/Fnr family transcriptional regulator, with product MQATAEQLSHLSIFTVLHTEALSLLARQTQIKGFQRGEIVFNEGDYLPPKLYAVLTGEIQIQKVSVSGKETVLRWLPPGELFAAPALFGDGIAPATAIALQDCEVVTLEKSALLEAIQSTPEIALQILQCFNQRLQEMHQTIHGLVSERAIVRLARTLQYTAQRYGTKKTKQGVCLTVKLPYQQLARRIGITYEECVRLTNKDLRAIVSYQRGGIIAILDASALDAISQRSAEGQCASESSTAMPSLPKL from the coding sequence ATGCAAGCAACAGCCGAGCAGTTGTCGCACCTTTCGATTTTTACCGTGCTTCACACCGAAGCATTATCCCTGTTAGCGCGACAGACTCAGATTAAAGGTTTTCAGCGAGGGGAAATTGTATTCAACGAAGGCGATTATCTCCCGCCGAAACTCTATGCAGTTTTAACCGGAGAGATTCAGATTCAAAAAGTGTCTGTATCGGGGAAAGAAACCGTGTTACGTTGGCTTCCTCCTGGAGAACTGTTTGCAGCACCCGCTCTCTTTGGGGATGGGATTGCGCCTGCAACCGCGATCGCGCTACAAGATTGTGAAGTCGTCACCCTAGAAAAATCTGCATTGTTAGAGGCGATTCAGTCAACCCCAGAAATTGCCTTACAAATTTTGCAGTGTTTTAACCAGCGCTTGCAAGAAATGCACCAAACCATTCACGGACTCGTTTCCGAGCGAGCGATTGTCCGCCTTGCTCGCACCCTACAATACACCGCCCAACGATACGGTACAAAAAAAACGAAGCAAGGCGTTTGCTTAACCGTAAAGCTCCCTTATCAGCAACTCGCGCGCAGGATTGGAATTACCTATGAGGAGTGCGTTCGTTTGACGAACAAGGATCTACGCGCGATCGTTTCCTATCAACGAGGCGGTATAATTGCCATTCTGGATGCGTCTGCCTTGGACGCGATCTCACAGAGATCTGCCGAAGGGCAGTGCGCGTCCGAATCTTCTACAGCGATGCCCTCTCTACCAAAGCTTTAG
- a CDS encoding histidine phosphatase family protein, whose protein sequence is MGQTVWIARHGNRLDFVNPDWFKRAERPYDPPLSEDGVIQARELGQRLTSERIAHIFASPFLRTVQTATEVSKVLNLPIKLEAGLSEWLNPDWMPRMPERLPIEVLAEKYPIDLSYTSRVVPQYPENDEQVMTRTGEIARRLVAEFSEDILLVGHGASVVGTTTGLVGGQPTVNATLCCLVKLVCCAEGWEMELNGDTSHLSQRQSSIRFN, encoded by the coding sequence ATGGGTCAAACCGTTTGGATTGCAAGGCACGGAAATCGTTTGGATTTTGTAAACCCCGACTGGTTCAAACGAGCAGAACGCCCCTACGATCCCCCTTTATCAGAAGATGGGGTCATTCAAGCGCGGGAATTGGGACAACGACTCACCTCAGAGCGGATCGCCCATATTTTTGCATCTCCTTTTCTGCGTACCGTACAAACTGCGACTGAAGTGTCCAAAGTCCTGAATTTACCAATTAAATTGGAAGCGGGATTGAGCGAGTGGTTGAATCCCGATTGGATGCCTAGAATGCCCGAACGCCTTCCCATTGAGGTTTTAGCCGAAAAATACCCCATTGATTTGAGTTATACCTCGCGTGTCGTTCCCCAATACCCGGAAAATGATGAACAAGTTATGACTCGAACGGGGGAAATTGCAAGGCGTTTAGTGGCTGAGTTTTCTGAGGATATTTTACTTGTGGGTCACGGCGCATCGGTTGTGGGAACGACTACCGGATTGGTTGGGGGACAACCGACGGTGAATGCAACGTTGTGCTGTTTGGTGAAATTGGTTTGCTGTGCTGAGGGGTGGGAAATGGAGTTGAACGGCGATACCTCTCATCTGAGTCAGCGTCAAAGTTCTATTCGGTTTAATTGA
- a CDS encoding globin family protein — protein MALQVELLEASFARIKERQTDFTDCFYAILFKDYPDVKPLFAHVSMDDQSKKLFDSLALVVRGLRNPEALMEPLKGLGTRHVQYGAVPAHYPAVGATLLQAFANILQEDWTSEVEWAWANAYSIIAQIMLEGSEYPPELLQPKALVERASL, from the coding sequence ATGGCTTTGCAAGTAGAACTGCTAGAAGCGAGCTTTGCTCGTATCAAAGAGCGCCAAACAGACTTTACCGATTGTTTTTACGCCATTCTGTTTAAAGATTACCCTGACGTTAAGCCATTGTTTGCCCATGTGTCGATGGACGATCAATCCAAGAAACTATTTGACTCTCTGGCGCTTGTGGTTAGGGGTTTGCGGAATCCAGAAGCCTTAATGGAACCGTTGAAGGGTTTGGGAACTCGCCACGTTCAATACGGTGCTGTGCCAGCCCACTATCCGGCAGTTGGCGCTACTCTGCTTCAAGCCTTCGCCAATATTTTGCAGGAAGACTGGACTTCTGAGGTGGAATGGGCTTGGGCGAATGCCTATTCAATCATTGCTCAAATTATGTTGGAGGGGAGCGAGTATCCACCAGAGCTGTTACAGCCTAAAGCTTTGGTAGAGAGGGCATCGCTGTAG